One Candidatus Binatia bacterium genomic region harbors:
- a CDS encoding ABC transporter substrate-binding protein — MSDARTSDKIRVNVFPGGFNWGLYVGADKGIFTRHGIAISVSGTPNSITQMTEFSQGKFDIAMTAVDNIVAYVEGQGEAPIGPQPEFFAFMGSDSGFLSLVACPEVSTIPELAGRLLSVDALTTGYAFVLFDILRRNGLERGTYQIKRVGGMVERFNSLVARNEDATMLSAPYNLLAKDQGLTELVKATAVLGHYQGNVSAARRSWARDNEGKVVAFIRGYREAIAWLYDPANREEAVAILRRNLPQMPQRAAEASYSELLDPQDGFFRDCKIDLEGMACVLDLRSRYGEPQKRLDEPMKYCDLSYFQRAMG, encoded by the coding sequence ATGTCCGACGCACGGACCTCGGACAAAATCAGGGTGAACGTCTTTCCCGGCGGGTTCAACTGGGGCCTGTACGTTGGGGCCGACAAAGGCATCTTCACCCGGCACGGAATTGCCATTTCGGTGTCCGGCACGCCGAATTCGATCACGCAGATGACCGAGTTCTCACAAGGCAAGTTCGATATCGCGATGACGGCGGTCGACAACATCGTCGCCTACGTCGAGGGCCAGGGTGAGGCGCCAATCGGGCCTCAGCCGGAATTCTTCGCCTTCATGGGCAGCGACAGCGGATTCTTGAGCCTGGTCGCGTGCCCCGAGGTCAGCACGATTCCGGAACTCGCCGGGCGGCTGCTGTCGGTCGATGCGCTAACGACGGGCTACGCATTCGTCCTGTTTGACATCCTGCGCCGGAACGGGCTGGAGCGCGGCACATACCAGATCAAGCGGGTCGGCGGCATGGTCGAGCGCTTCAACAGCCTGGTAGCTCGCAACGAAGACGCCACGATGCTGTCGGCCCCTTACAATCTCCTTGCCAAAGATCAGGGCCTGACGGAGCTGGTCAAGGCGACCGCGGTTCTCGGCCACTATCAGGGCAACGTCTCCGCCGCGCGGCGATCTTGGGCAAGAGACAACGAGGGCAAGGTCGTCGCCTTCATTCGCGGCTACCGCGAGGCGATCGCCTGGCTTTACGATCCCGCAAACCGGGAGGAGGCGGTCGCGATCCTGCGGCGGAATCTTCCGCAGATGCCGCAGCGAGCGGCGGAGGCGAGCTATTCTGAGCTGCTTGACCCTCAGGATGGGTTCTTCCGCGACTGCAAGATCGACCTAGAGGGAATGGCCTGCGTTCTCGACTTGCGCAGCCGCTACGGCGAGCCGCAAAAGCGTCTGGACGAACCGATGAAGTACTGCGACCTGAGTTACTTCCAGCGAGC